From the genome of Variovorax sp. RA8, one region includes:
- a CDS encoding enoyl-CoA hydratase/isomerase family protein, translating into MSDEWVRLEVSDGVGLVTMDRKPVNALSREMRRQLVATFDAISEREDIRCAVLTGAGGVFCAGADLKDRPNAEIAGDFLEHNRITRETGNAIRECAKPVIAAINGAALGAGFGLAAACDILYASESATVGMPEINVGLAGGASMLKTLFGRSTLRRMFFTGQRLSAHDLLKRNVVEEVLPEKDLLPVTMALAREIASKAPLAIAYAKRAANMVDVMPQRDAYRFEQEFTMALSKTEDAREARMAFLEKRAPVFKGR; encoded by the coding sequence ATGAGTGATGAATGGGTTCGTTTGGAAGTTTCTGACGGCGTGGGCCTGGTCACCATGGACCGCAAGCCCGTCAACGCGCTGAGCCGCGAGATGCGCCGCCAACTGGTAGCCACCTTCGACGCCATCTCCGAACGCGAGGACATCCGCTGTGCGGTGCTCACCGGAGCAGGCGGCGTGTTCTGCGCGGGCGCCGACCTGAAGGATCGTCCCAACGCCGAGATCGCCGGCGACTTCCTCGAGCACAACCGCATCACCCGCGAAACGGGAAATGCCATTCGCGAGTGCGCCAAGCCCGTGATTGCCGCCATCAATGGTGCGGCCTTGGGGGCAGGGTTCGGGCTGGCCGCGGCCTGCGACATCCTGTATGCCTCGGAGAGCGCCACCGTGGGCATGCCCGAGATCAACGTGGGACTGGCGGGCGGCGCCTCCATGCTCAAGACCTTGTTCGGCCGCTCCACCCTGCGTCGCATGTTCTTCACGGGCCAGCGCCTGAGCGCGCACGACCTGCTCAAGCGCAACGTCGTCGAAGAGGTACTGCCCGAGAAGGACCTGCTGCCCGTGACGATGGCACTGGCCCGCGAGATCGCCTCCAAGGCACCGCTGGCCATCGCTTATGCCAAGCGTGCAGCCAACATGGTGGATGTGATGCCGCAGCGCGACGCCTATCGCTTCGAGCAGGAGTTCACCATGGCCCTGTCGAAGACCGAAGACGCCCGCGAAGCGCGCATGGCCTTCCTCGAAAAGCGCGCACCGGTTTTCAAAGGGCGTTGA
- a CDS encoding SDR family NAD(P)-dependent oxidoreductase, whose protein sequence is MASSNAFDSHALQGRVAVVTGACGGLGLAICEHLRAIGAQVVQADISYPAAPTEADGLLALHCDISDPASIAAMAELTRSRFGRCDVLVNNAAITSSPVALEDFPIDLWDRIFHVNLRGALLCAQALVPMMFDQEAGSIINVASIAAQVSTRVGAYGPTKAAMRALTHQMAVEWGPRGIRANSVSPGMIRTPLSEVHYRDEAVLKTRTSRIPARRIGVPADIAGAVSFLASDASTYINGQDIVVDGGFLKASLANVYNNAP, encoded by the coding sequence ATGGCCTCTTCCAACGCTTTCGACAGCCACGCCTTGCAGGGCAGGGTGGCCGTGGTCACCGGCGCCTGCGGAGGTCTCGGCCTCGCCATCTGCGAGCATCTTCGCGCCATCGGCGCGCAGGTGGTGCAGGCCGACATCAGCTATCCGGCTGCGCCCACCGAAGCCGATGGCTTGCTGGCTTTGCACTGCGATATCTCCGATCCCGCTTCGATCGCCGCGATGGCCGAGCTGACGCGTTCGCGCTTCGGTCGTTGCGACGTGCTGGTGAACAACGCAGCCATCACTTCGTCGCCCGTGGCGCTCGAGGACTTCCCGATCGACTTGTGGGACCGCATCTTCCATGTGAACCTGCGCGGCGCCTTGCTGTGCGCGCAGGCATTGGTGCCGATGATGTTCGACCAGGAGGCCGGCAGCATCATCAACGTGGCGTCGATCGCGGCCCAGGTGTCCACACGGGTCGGCGCCTACGGGCCGACCAAGGCCGCCATGCGGGCGCTGACCCATCAGATGGCTGTGGAATGGGGGCCGCGCGGCATCCGGGCGAACTCCGTCAGCCCCGGCATGATCAGAACGCCGTTGTCGGAGGTGCATTACCGCGACGAGGCCGTGCTGAAGACCCGCACCTCCAGGATTCCTGCTCGGCGCATCGGCGTCCCCGCGGACATCGCGGGCGCCGTCTCCTTCCTGGCCAGCGATGCGTCCACGTACATCAACGGGCAGGACATCGTGGTCGATGGCGGATTCCTGAAGGCCTCCCTGGCCAACGTCTACAACAACGCACCGTGA
- a CDS encoding acetate--CoA ligase family protein, whose amino-acid sequence MLTQVQPSPGAGLDAFFKADGVAVIGASDDITKIGGRPVQLLRKYGYAGAIYPINPKGGTIQGLQAYASILDTPTAPEMAILAVPAGATLQAVRDCADRGVRGVIVLSTGFAEAGPDGAALQAELVSVARNHGMRLLGPNCLGAVNVVDKLVGSFSIALEQAMPPPGQVGIVSQSGNIGSFTMRNMADRGLGVSRFIATGNEADVDVADGIAALAHDPGTRIILCCMETCRDAGRLVEALDMARRQHKPVIVLKIGATEQGQAAAASHTGALTGSDAVFDAVFRRYGVLRVRSFEELLEVGHAVALLGAARLPATDAVTLVAASGGFGIMMADAMVEAGMTLPQLADATKALIREAVPTAGTNNPVDASAQMSARPDILLKMLTALQNDENGSTLVLLLALSLYNPRLRGVYLEALSKIRASHPDRLLILISQGPPDAVAEINALGIPVFPGIPAAARGLAGLVRLGRLNTLPTAAAYGGPVEKVDPAVFRNEFHAKKALAAAGISVPREEVVVSADDAVRSAQAIGYPVVLKIASEDIAHKTEIGGVALNLQDDDAVREAYGRLLANAARHAPQARLDGVLVAPMVRGGVELIAGVSRDPVFGPVVMVGLGGIHAEILKDVAVQVAPVSEDEALRMIRGLKMFALLDGARGQPKADVAAAARTVARLSEFACRHAEDVAEIDMNPILVKPEGEGVLVLDALMVPTSCNSPAH is encoded by the coding sequence ATGCTGACCCAGGTTCAACCATCACCGGGCGCCGGGCTCGACGCCTTCTTCAAGGCCGACGGCGTGGCCGTGATCGGTGCTTCCGACGACATCACCAAGATCGGCGGCCGTCCCGTCCAGCTGCTGCGCAAATACGGCTATGCCGGCGCCATCTATCCCATCAACCCCAAGGGCGGCACCATCCAGGGCCTTCAGGCCTACGCCTCGATCCTGGACACGCCCACGGCGCCGGAGATGGCGATCCTGGCCGTGCCCGCCGGCGCCACGCTGCAAGCGGTGCGCGACTGTGCCGATCGCGGTGTGCGCGGCGTGATCGTGCTGTCCACCGGCTTTGCCGAGGCCGGCCCCGATGGCGCGGCCCTGCAGGCTGAGCTGGTGAGCGTGGCGCGCAACCACGGCATGCGCCTGCTGGGACCGAACTGCCTGGGCGCCGTCAACGTCGTGGACAAGCTGGTGGGCTCTTTCTCGATTGCGCTGGAACAAGCCATGCCGCCTCCCGGGCAGGTGGGCATCGTCTCGCAGTCGGGCAACATCGGCAGCTTCACCATGCGCAACATGGCCGATCGCGGCCTGGGCGTGAGCCGCTTCATCGCCACCGGCAACGAGGCCGACGTGGACGTGGCCGACGGCATTGCCGCGCTGGCGCACGATCCCGGCACGCGCATCATTCTGTGCTGCATGGAAACCTGCCGCGATGCCGGGCGCCTGGTCGAGGCGCTCGACATGGCGCGCCGGCAGCACAAGCCGGTGATCGTCCTCAAGATCGGCGCCACCGAGCAAGGCCAGGCGGCCGCTGCGTCGCACACCGGCGCGCTGACGGGTTCCGACGCGGTGTTCGATGCCGTCTTCCGCCGCTATGGCGTGCTGCGCGTGCGCTCTTTCGAAGAGCTGCTGGAGGTGGGCCACGCTGTTGCCCTCCTGGGCGCAGCGCGGCTGCCCGCCACGGACGCCGTGACGCTGGTGGCCGCTTCCGGCGGATTCGGAATCATGATGGCCGATGCCATGGTGGAAGCCGGCATGACGCTGCCGCAGCTCGCCGACGCGACCAAGGCCCTGATCCGGGAGGCCGTGCCCACCGCCGGCACCAACAATCCGGTCGACGCATCGGCCCAGATGTCCGCGCGGCCCGACATCCTGCTGAAGATGCTGACGGCCCTCCAGAACGATGAGAACGGCAGCACGCTGGTGCTGCTGCTGGCGCTGTCGCTCTACAACCCCCGCCTGCGCGGCGTGTACCTGGAGGCGCTGTCGAAGATCCGCGCCAGCCACCCCGACCGCCTGCTGATCCTCATCAGCCAGGGCCCGCCCGATGCGGTCGCCGAGATCAATGCGCTGGGCATTCCGGTGTTCCCCGGCATTCCAGCGGCAGCCAGGGGCCTGGCGGGCCTGGTCAGGCTCGGCCGGCTCAACACCCTGCCCACCGCCGCAGCGTATGGTGGCCCGGTCGAAAAGGTCGATCCCGCCGTGTTCCGCAACGAGTTCCATGCCAAGAAGGCACTGGCGGCAGCAGGGATCAGCGTGCCGCGCGAGGAGGTGGTGGTTTCGGCCGACGATGCCGTGCGCAGCGCGCAGGCCATCGGCTACCCCGTGGTCCTCAAGATCGCGTCGGAAGACATCGCCCACAAGACCGAGATCGGCGGCGTGGCGCTGAACCTGCAGGACGACGACGCCGTGCGGGAAGCTTACGGCCGCCTCCTCGCCAATGCCGCCAGGCATGCACCGCAGGCGCGGCTGGATGGTGTGCTGGTGGCCCCGATGGTCCGCGGTGGCGTGGAGCTGATCGCCGGTGTCTCGCGCGACCCCGTGTTCGGCCCCGTGGTCATGGTGGGGCTGGGCGGCATCCATGCGGAGATCCTCAAGGATGTTGCCGTGCAGGTCGCGCCCGTCTCCGAAGACGAAGCCCTGCGGATGATCCGCGGCCTCAAGATGTTCGCGCTGCTGGACGGCGCCCGTGGCCAGCCCAAGGCCGACGTGGCCGCCGCTGCCCGCACGGTGGCCCGGCTCTCGGAGTTTGCATGCCGCCATGCCGAAGACGTGGCCGAAATCGACATGAACCCCATCCTGGTCAAGCCCGAGGGCGAGGGTGTCCTCGTCCTCGATGCCCTGATGGTTCCGACCTCCTGCAACAGCCCTGCACATTGA
- a CDS encoding SMP-30/gluconolactonase/LRE family protein — MEIKRLGDLKTALGECPVWHGAQLWLLDCRKGLIHALDPDTGQATARHVAPPPLGSFAFNGDGLDCIVLSLKEEIAALDLRTGQLRTLARIEASSPHLRLNDGISLADGSFVVGTMHVFRAPDEPPLGGLYRLDTRLHLHKLDDGLGIVNGPCVNPVSGRLHVADSAARVIYSYALAADGTLADKQVFVRTEVHDSGPDGCAFDSEGGLWTALVRTGALARFDMEGRLTHKIELPVAHPSALCFGGPEMADLFVTTISDSGRLSASGPLDGAVLKVTGLGFRGSARPACRMPL, encoded by the coding sequence ATGGAAATCAAGCGCCTGGGGGACCTGAAAACAGCATTGGGCGAATGCCCGGTGTGGCACGGGGCGCAACTGTGGCTGTTGGACTGCCGCAAGGGCCTGATCCATGCGCTCGACCCGGACACGGGCCAGGCGACGGCGCGCCATGTAGCGCCGCCACCCCTGGGCTCTTTTGCGTTCAACGGCGACGGGCTCGACTGCATCGTGCTGTCGCTGAAGGAGGAAATCGCAGCGCTGGACCTTCGTACCGGGCAGTTGCGCACGCTGGCGAGGATCGAGGCGAGCAGCCCCCATTTGCGGCTGAACGACGGCATATCGCTGGCCGACGGCAGCTTCGTGGTCGGCACCATGCATGTGTTTCGTGCGCCCGATGAGCCGCCGCTCGGCGGCCTGTACCGGCTCGATACCCGGCTGCACCTGCACAAGCTCGACGATGGGCTGGGGATCGTCAACGGACCCTGCGTGAACCCGGTCAGCGGGCGCCTGCATGTGGCCGACAGCGCCGCGAGGGTCATCTATTCGTACGCTTTAGCGGCAGACGGAACGCTGGCGGACAAGCAGGTCTTCGTCCGCACCGAAGTCCATGACTCCGGGCCGGATGGCTGCGCCTTCGACAGCGAGGGCGGGCTATGGACTGCACTGGTCCGCACGGGAGCACTGGCGCGTTTCGACATGGAGGGTCGGCTCACCCACAAGATCGAGCTCCCGGTGGCCCACCCGAGCGCCTTGTGCTTCGGCGGGCCGGAGATGGCCGACCTGTTCGTCACCACCATCAGCGACAGTGGCCGGCTGAGCGCATCGGGGCCCCTGGACGGAGCCGTGCTCAAAGTGACCGGCCTGGGCTTTCGCGGGTCCGCGCGGCCCGCGTGCCGCATGCCGCTGTAG
- a CDS encoding LysR family transcriptional regulator: MDRLRAMELFLSISQTRNFSETARRFGISATGVSRMITDIEEELKVKLLLRSTRQVALTESGQEYARQLEGILWRINELQANITAISSAPQGLLRVHSRVMFGLGVLPPLIAAFRKLYPEIHIELTLTEAAVDLRRNQFDVDFRISPPVEAGVKRRMLFQSERHLAATPAYLAGKPALQTPEGILEHDCLAYELPGNEYTWLFKQEERLTEIAFKPRHVSNNGIALLELARLGEGLVLLDDYTVHNDIRAGRLVRVLTDYRISNKGFDEGMYATILDTPIIPAKIRLFLDFVAEHVAGPELRFAAHGKAAGLAGLGSTPAA; this comes from the coding sequence ATGGATAGATTGCGGGCCATGGAGCTGTTTCTATCGATCTCCCAGACGCGGAATTTTTCCGAGACGGCGCGCCGCTTCGGCATATCGGCCACGGGCGTGTCGCGGATGATCACCGACATCGAGGAGGAGCTGAAGGTCAAGCTCCTGCTGCGTTCCACGCGCCAGGTCGCCCTGACGGAGTCGGGCCAGGAATATGCGCGCCAGCTGGAGGGCATCCTGTGGCGCATCAACGAACTCCAGGCCAACATCACGGCCATCAGCTCCGCGCCCCAGGGCTTGCTGCGGGTGCATTCGCGGGTGATGTTCGGCCTGGGTGTGTTGCCGCCGCTGATCGCTGCGTTCCGCAAGCTGTACCCCGAGATCCACATCGAACTCACGCTGACCGAGGCCGCCGTGGACCTGCGGCGCAACCAGTTCGACGTCGACTTTCGCATCTCGCCGCCCGTGGAGGCCGGCGTGAAGCGCCGCATGCTTTTCCAGAGCGAGCGCCATCTCGCGGCAACCCCCGCCTACCTGGCCGGCAAACCCGCCTTGCAGACGCCCGAAGGCATTCTCGAGCATGACTGCCTGGCCTACGAGCTGCCCGGCAACGAATACACATGGCTCTTCAAGCAGGAGGAGCGGCTCACCGAAATCGCCTTCAAGCCCCGCCATGTCAGCAACAACGGCATTGCCCTGCTGGAACTCGCCCGCCTGGGCGAAGGGCTGGTGCTGCTGGATGACTACACGGTGCACAACGACATCCGTGCGGGCCGGCTCGTCAGGGTGCTGACCGACTATCGCATCAGCAACAAGGGCTTCGATGAAGGCATGTACGCCACCATCCTGGACACCCCCATCATTCCCGCCAAGATCCGGCTGTTCCTGGATTTCGTCGCCGAACACGTGGCGGGACCCGAGCTGCGCTTTGCGGCGCACGGCAAGGCGGCCGGACTCGCGGGACTAGGCTCGACGCCCGCCGCGTAG
- a CDS encoding LLM class flavin-dependent oxidoreductase, translating into MEFGVFILAQQRGYHQTSQQVIDNSIQQTIAAEQAGFHNAWYAEHHFNNYSLSPSPLMMVAHMAGKTQRIRLGTAVCILPLYQPARFLAEVGFVDTVSGGRLDLGVGSGYQEFEFARFGVKLAESGAIYNEFLDILNKGLTQKIFEYEGRFLKMPPSSIAVRCVQDPMPPVWITSGNPVSLGRGMRENHNLFVTALLKGNEGIQDLRERLVKVASDTGKDLDRDVKFGFLRCAYASDDNAEIDAYLDCARFQRRISESLKFRRSQSDDGYMIKEVPSETDPTMEQLRKNLPVGSVNQVIDKMLEEISILRPKHIALQTQLGDFDQKTMLEQIALWGERIIPAINKELERNQPDARALAA; encoded by the coding sequence ATGGAATTCGGCGTATTTATTTTGGCCCAGCAACGGGGCTATCACCAGACTTCGCAGCAGGTCATCGACAATTCAATCCAGCAAACCATCGCGGCGGAACAGGCGGGATTTCACAACGCCTGGTATGCGGAGCACCACTTCAACAATTACTCGCTCTCCCCGTCTCCGCTGATGATGGTGGCCCACATGGCGGGCAAGACGCAGCGCATTCGCCTGGGGACCGCCGTCTGCATCCTGCCGCTCTACCAACCCGCACGCTTCCTGGCCGAGGTCGGATTCGTGGACACGGTGTCGGGCGGGCGGCTGGACCTGGGGGTGGGTTCGGGCTACCAGGAATTCGAATTCGCCCGATTCGGCGTGAAGCTTGCGGAATCGGGCGCGATCTACAACGAGTTCCTGGACATCCTGAACAAGGGACTGACCCAGAAGATCTTCGAATACGAGGGCCGGTTCCTCAAGATGCCGCCCAGCTCCATTGCGGTGCGCTGTGTGCAGGACCCGATGCCGCCGGTGTGGATCACCTCGGGCAACCCGGTGTCCCTGGGTCGCGGCATGCGCGAGAACCACAACCTGTTCGTGACCGCGCTGCTCAAGGGCAACGAGGGCATCCAGGATCTGCGTGAACGCCTGGTGAAGGTGGCCAGCGACACCGGCAAGGATCTGGATCGCGATGTGAAGTTCGGCTTCCTGCGCTGTGCCTACGCCTCCGACGACAACGCGGAGATCGACGCTTACCTGGATTGCGCGCGCTTCCAGCGCCGCATTTCCGAGAGCCTGAAGTTCCGCCGCTCGCAGTCCGACGACGGCTACATGATCAAGGAGGTGCCCTCGGAGACCGACCCCACGATGGAGCAGTTGCGCAAGAACCTGCCCGTAGGCTCGGTCAACCAGGTGATCGACAAGATGCTGGAAGAGATCAGCATCCTGCGCCCCAAGCACATCGCGCTGCAGACCCAGCTGGGCGATTTCGACCAGAAGACCATGCTCGAGCAGATCGCGCTGTGGGGCGAAAGAATCATCCCCGCCATCAACAAGGAGCTGGAACGCAACCAGCCCGATGCCCGCGCGCTCGCTGCGTAG
- a CDS encoding Bug family tripartite tricarboxylate transporter substrate binding protein, translating into MIHTPIKRRTVLLGSMLLGAGVSAFANTGTWPARPIRLVVAGSAGAGGDTFARLIAEPLSKVLKQPVVVEPKAGANGLIACDTVAKAAGDGYTLLFAPSSAILINPVIHPKLPYDAEKDLVPITQVGAAGILLVANPSMGFKNLADMVAYAKANPGKLAYGSWGTGSSGHLAMEGIKAHYGLDMPHAPYKTLVTEVTDLIANNISVGFTDIQSPLQHMRSGRLVGLGQTGSQRWPATQDLPTLAEQGYKFEADGWYGVFAPAGTPVEIIDRLNAEINRLQKSDEVRQKIEGQNMIVPPARSAKQFAASIKKDAAIWQGLAKTTDLKDK; encoded by the coding sequence ATGATCCACACACCTATCAAACGACGCACCGTATTGCTCGGCAGCATGCTGCTCGGCGCCGGCGTCAGCGCCTTTGCCAACACGGGCACCTGGCCTGCGCGCCCCATCCGCCTGGTGGTTGCCGGTTCAGCCGGCGCAGGCGGCGATACCTTCGCCCGCCTGATCGCGGAGCCCCTGTCGAAGGTGCTGAAGCAGCCGGTGGTGGTGGAGCCCAAGGCCGGCGCCAATGGCCTGATTGCATGCGACACGGTGGCCAAGGCGGCGGGTGACGGCTACACGCTGCTGTTTGCCCCGTCGTCCGCCATTCTCATCAACCCGGTGATCCACCCGAAGCTTCCGTACGACGCCGAAAAGGACCTGGTGCCGATCACGCAGGTGGGCGCGGCGGGCATCCTGCTGGTGGCAAACCCGAGCATGGGTTTCAAGAACCTGGCGGACATGGTGGCCTATGCCAAGGCCAACCCCGGCAAGCTCGCCTACGGCTCCTGGGGCACTGGCTCGTCCGGCCACCTGGCCATGGAAGGCATCAAGGCGCACTACGGGCTCGACATGCCCCATGCGCCGTACAAGACGCTCGTCACCGAGGTGACGGACTTGATCGCGAACAACATCAGCGTGGGCTTCACGGATATCCAGTCCCCTCTTCAGCACATGCGCAGTGGCCGGCTGGTGGGACTGGGCCAGACGGGTTCGCAACGCTGGCCTGCCACGCAGGACCTGCCCACGCTGGCGGAACAGGGCTACAAGTTCGAAGCCGACGGCTGGTACGGCGTGTTCGCCCCGGCAGGAACGCCGGTGGAAATCATCGATCGGCTCAACGCGGAGATCAACCGCCTGCAGAAGAGCGACGAGGTGCGACAGAAGATCGAAGGGCAGAACATGATCGTGCCCCCGGCGCGGTCTGCCAAGCAGTTCGCGGCGTCGATCAAGAAGGACGCTGCCATCTGGCAGGGGCTGGCGAAGACGACGGACCTGAAGGACAAGTAA
- a CDS encoding LLM class flavin-dependent oxidoreductase — translation MEFGVFILAQQRGYHQSSQQVIQHSIEQTVVAEQAGFNTAWYAEHHFNNYSLSPSPLMMIAHMAARTQRIRLGSAVCILPLYHPARFLAEVGFVDTVSNGRLELGIGSGYQEFEFERFGVKIEDSGAIYNEFLDIIPKGLTQKLVEYDGKFLKLPPSSIAVRPLQDPMPPLWITSGNPVTLGRGVREGHNLFVTALLNGTDAIVSLRDRLEKVAQDNGADLDEDVKFGFLRCAFASDKQSEIDAYLDNARFQRRISESLKFRRAQSDDGYMVKEVPSPTDPSFEQLRRNLPVGSVNQVIDKMLEEISILRPKHIALQTQLGDFDQKTMLRQIELWGEKIIPAIRREVESMNAVAA, via the coding sequence ATGGAATTCGGCGTATTCATCCTGGCGCAGCAACGTGGCTATCACCAGAGTTCGCAGCAAGTCATCCAGCACTCGATCGAGCAGACCGTGGTCGCCGAGCAGGCCGGCTTCAACACGGCCTGGTACGCCGAGCATCACTTCAACAACTACTCGCTCTCGCCGTCGCCGCTGATGATGATCGCGCACATGGCGGCCAGGACCCAGCGCATCCGTCTCGGCTCTGCCGTCTGCATTCTTCCGCTGTACCACCCGGCACGCTTCCTGGCCGAAGTGGGCTTCGTCGACACGGTGTCGAATGGCCGCCTGGAGCTCGGCATCGGCTCGGGCTACCAGGAGTTCGAGTTCGAACGCTTCGGGGTGAAGATCGAGGACTCGGGCGCGATCTACAACGAGTTCCTGGACATCATTCCCAAGGGCCTGACCCAGAAGCTCGTGGAATACGACGGCAAGTTTCTCAAGCTGCCGCCCAGTTCCATCGCCGTGCGCCCGTTGCAAGACCCGATGCCTCCGCTGTGGATCACCTCGGGCAACCCCGTGACGCTGGGGCGCGGCGTGCGCGAAGGGCACAACCTCTTCGTGACGGCACTTCTCAACGGCACGGACGCCATCGTGTCGCTGCGTGACCGCCTGGAGAAGGTGGCGCAGGACAACGGCGCCGATCTCGATGAAGACGTGAAATTCGGCTTCCTGCGCTGTGCGTTTGCTTCCGACAAGCAGTCCGAGATCGACGCCTACCTGGACAACGCCCGCTTCCAGCGCCGCATCTCGGAAAGCCTCAAGTTCCGCCGCGCGCAATCCGACGACGGCTACATGGTCAAGGAAGTGCCGTCGCCGACGGACCCGAGCTTCGAGCAACTGCGCAGGAACCTGCCCGTGGGCTCGGTCAACCAGGTGATCGACAAGATGCTGGAAGAGATCAGCATCCTGCGCCCCAAGCACATCGCGCTGCAGACCCAGCTGGGTGACTTCGACCAGAAGACCATGCTGCGCCAGATCGAGCTGTGGGGCGAGAAGATCATCCCGGCCATCCGCAGGGAAGTCGAGTCGATGAACGCCGTGGCGGCCTGA
- a CDS encoding VOC family protein, with product MESPKRLQNVFVVAERPAELHAFYESALGLQLKFRDKDRWIQYGVGNTSVALACREEALPATSGVVMVFEVADFAAAERVAAAGGEVLGTRDMGSHGAVLSLRDPEGNIVQLFMRQGTKTP from the coding sequence ATGGAATCGCCAAAGCGCCTGCAGAACGTGTTCGTGGTGGCCGAGCGGCCTGCCGAACTCCATGCCTTCTACGAATCGGCGCTGGGGCTGCAGCTCAAGTTCCGCGACAAGGATCGTTGGATCCAGTACGGGGTGGGCAACACCAGCGTCGCCCTCGCTTGCCGCGAAGAAGCGCTGCCTGCGACGTCCGGCGTCGTCATGGTGTTCGAAGTCGCCGACTTCGCCGCCGCTGAGCGCGTGGCGGCGGCGGGCGGCGAGGTACTCGGCACGCGGGACATGGGCTCGCACGGCGCGGTGCTGTCGCTGCGCGACCCCGAGGGCAACATCGTTCAACTCTTCATGCGCCAGGGGACGAAGACACCATGA
- a CDS encoding acyl-CoA dehydrogenase family protein, giving the protein MHMEKNPAIPDAAAGPAVYRQYARQWLRANLPEHMRADNVNYRTPTLDECRDWEASMYDAGLAGMTWPKAYGGLGLTLREHLAVNKEVGALAMPESVSSIGKELAGPIIQTVGTEEQKQLFLPRILSMRSYWCQGFSEPDAGSDLARLRTKAVQEGDTWRINGQKIWTSGAAKAHYCLLLTRTGTVADKHRGLLMFAVPMDTPGIRVVPIKSIDGKESFAEVFFDNVEVPDSARLGAPDEGWNAAIRVLSIERATNRMYRAWRFECELRQLVAACKSDPQLSKLLDDGYYQRRIGDVVGEIDALKGLVERTVNQMMAGDKIGARGSLTKLFWSECHQAFMGLALSVVSQVNPRSSAQAQRARKAFTTGYLYARAETIYAGTTEVQLDIIAQRIMNLPKDL; this is encoded by the coding sequence ATGCACATGGAAAAGAACCCGGCCATTCCGGACGCTGCAGCGGGCCCGGCCGTCTACCGCCAGTACGCGCGCCAGTGGCTGCGCGCCAACCTGCCCGAGCACATGCGTGCGGACAACGTCAACTACCGCACGCCCACGCTGGACGAATGCCGCGACTGGGAGGCGTCCATGTACGACGCGGGCCTGGCGGGCATGACATGGCCCAAGGCCTACGGCGGCCTGGGCCTGACCCTGCGCGAGCACCTGGCCGTCAACAAGGAAGTGGGTGCGCTGGCCATGCCAGAGAGCGTGAGCTCGATCGGCAAAGAGCTGGCGGGGCCCATCATCCAGACGGTGGGGACGGAAGAACAGAAGCAGTTGTTCCTGCCTCGCATCCTCTCCATGCGCAGCTACTGGTGCCAGGGCTTCTCCGAGCCCGACGCGGGCTCCGACCTGGCGCGCCTGCGTACCAAGGCCGTGCAGGAGGGCGACACGTGGCGCATCAACGGGCAGAAGATCTGGACCAGCGGTGCCGCCAAGGCGCACTACTGCCTGCTCCTCACCCGCACCGGCACGGTCGCCGACAAGCACCGCGGGCTGTTGATGTTCGCAGTGCCCATGGACACGCCCGGCATCCGGGTGGTGCCCATCAAGTCGATCGATGGCAAGGAGTCCTTTGCCGAAGTCTTCTTCGACAACGTGGAGGTGCCCGACAGTGCGCGCCTTGGCGCACCGGACGAGGGCTGGAATGCCGCGATCCGCGTGTTGTCGATCGAGCGCGCCACCAATCGCATGTACCGTGCGTGGCGCTTCGAATGCGAACTGCGCCAGCTCGTCGCCGCGTGCAAGTCCGACCCGCAACTGTCGAAGTTGCTCGACGACGGTTACTACCAGCGCCGCATCGGCGATGTGGTGGGCGAGATCGACGCGCTCAAGGGCCTGGTCGAGCGCACGGTGAACCAGATGATGGCGGGCGACAAGATCGGTGCCCGGGGCTCGCTGACCAAGCTCTTCTGGTCGGAGTGCCATCAGGCCTTCATGGGCCTGGCGCTGTCCGTCGTGTCGCAGGTGAACCCGCGCTCCAGTGCGCAGGCACAGCGTGCCCGCAAGGCCTTCACCACGGGCTACCTGTACGCCCGCGCCGAGACCATCTACGCCGGCACCACCGAAGTGCAGCTGGACATCATTGCGCAACGCATCATGAACCTGCCGAAGGACCTTTGA